The nucleotide sequence CGCACTATGCCAACTGATCCTGCTCGGGTGCGCAGAACTGATCCAGGCGACCCCGCACGTTGCCCTGTGTGGCAACTCCATACTGTGTATTCAAATGAAGACACTAAAACCTGGGTTCAAAAAGAATGTCAGTCTGCAGGCATCGGCTGCTTAGAGTGCAAGCAACCCGTGATTGATGCCATTCTTGCTGAGCAGCAGCCCATGTTCGAGCGTGCCCAAAAATACTTGGATGATCCAAGCTTATTGCGTTCCATCATTGCCGATGGTTCTGATAAAGCGCGTAAGGTTGCTCAAGAAACCATGCGCGAGGTCCGAGAGTCTATGGGCTTGGCTTACGACTGAGGAAATCTTGACTGCAATGCATGATGCAATCGCAAATGCTTCGCCTTGGGTGAAGCGTTTCGCTGCAGTAATTCCGACTGATGGTGTGGTTCTTGATCTGGCCTGTGGCTCCGGTCGGCATACTGCCTTGCTGGATTCTCTAGGCCATCGGATTCTGGCGGTTGACCAAGATATTTCTACTATTGAGCTGTTGAAAAGTGATGCTGTCCAAATCCAGAAACTCGATCTGGAGGGCTCAGATTGGCCATTACTAGACCAGCGGTTTTCAGGAATTGTGGTGACGAATTATCTTTATCGTCCATTTTTAGAGCAATTGCCCAACATGCTGTCTGAGGGTGGAGTCCTCATCTACGAGACCTTTGCCGACGGGAATGCTGAATTCGGCAAACCTTCAAACCCAAACTTTTTGCTAAATCCAGGTGAATTGCTAGCTTTGGCGCAGCGTTCAGGCCTTAAAGTGATTGCCTACGAGGATATTTACCTCGATCAGCCTAAACCAGCTGTGGTTCAGAGGATTTGTGCCGTAAAAGGGCATTTAAAAGGGTGCATTCCGTTACAATTTGCTGGTTAACATTCAGAAAATTCAGACACATTCAGTGACTAACACAACACTATCCAAAGTCAGTAAAAAGCCTATCGCAGGCAGCATGCCTGCTATTGTGACGCCGATGTTCGAGGACGGAAGCCTGGATTTTCCTGCTCTGCGTTCCTTGCTAGATTGGCATGTTGCTGAAGGTTCTGATGGCATTGTCATTGTCGGCACTAGTGGTGAGTCTCCCACAGTATCTGTAGAAGAACATTGCGAGCTGATTAAAGTGACTGTAGACCATATTGCTGGGCGTATCCCGGTAATCGCCGGTACTGGTGGTAATTCCACTACCGAGGCAATCGAGTTGACTAATTTTGCAAAGTCAGTTGGTGCTGATGCCAGCCTCCAGGTTGTGCCTTACTACAACAAGCCAACTCAAGACGGTATGTATGCCCACTTCAAGAAAATTGCGGAGTCGGTTGATCTGCCTGTGATTCTGTATAACGTTCCCGGTAGAACAGTTGCTGATCTTGCTGGCGAGACAACTGTTCGCCTGGCAGGAGTGCCGGGCATTATTGGTATCAAAGATGCCACTGGAAGTATTGAGCGCGGCACTTTATTGCTTGCTGATCTAAAGCGTGCTGGACACCAAGAATTTTCCGTATTTTCTGGCGATGATCTTAGTGCGGCAATGCTGATGCTCATGGGCGGCAAAGGCAATATTTCTGTAACGGCTAATATTGCGCCTCGCTTGATGCATGAGCTGTGTCAGGCCGCAATGTCTGATGATGTGGTCAAGACGCGCGCTATTCAATATCAATTACTGGCTGTACATAAAGCCATGTTTACCGAGGCAAATCCGATTCCTGTGAAATGGGCCCTGCATGAAATGGGTAAAGTGACCTCAGGCATTCGATTACCTTTAACCCCTTTGAGTCTCGCCTTGCGCGAACCTTTGAAGGCTGCATTGAAACAGGCTGGCTTACTATGATGAATTTGATGCGACCTTTGCGCCAACACTGTGCAACCCTACTAACGCTCTCGTTGGTAAGCGTTGTTTTAATTGGCTGTAAATCTGTAACAACGAGTGATACAGTCGACTACAAATCTGCTGGTGCCGTGCGTGGGCCTAACTTATCCTACCCCCCAGATCTGATTACTGCTCAAGCCGATCGTCGTTATATCGTTCAGGATGGTTCTGCGACCATGTCTGAGTACAACGCAGCAGTAAAAAAATCGGTACAAACTCGCAAGAACGTCATGACT is from Polynucleobacter sp. MG-Unter2-18 and encodes:
- a CDS encoding bifunctional 2-polyprenyl-6-hydroxyphenol methylase/3-demethylubiquinol 3-O-methyltransferase UbiG, whose protein sequence is MHDAIANASPWVKRFAAVIPTDGVVLDLACGSGRHTALLDSLGHRILAVDQDISTIELLKSDAVQIQKLDLEGSDWPLLDQRFSGIVVTNYLYRPFLEQLPNMLSEGGVLIYETFADGNAEFGKPSNPNFLLNPGELLALAQRSGLKVIAYEDIYLDQPKPAVVQRICAVKGHLKGCIPLQFAG
- the dapA gene encoding 4-hydroxy-tetrahydrodipicolinate synthase, which encodes MPAIVTPMFEDGSLDFPALRSLLDWHVAEGSDGIVIVGTSGESPTVSVEEHCELIKVTVDHIAGRIPVIAGTGGNSTTEAIELTNFAKSVGADASLQVVPYYNKPTQDGMYAHFKKIAESVDLPVILYNVPGRTVADLAGETTVRLAGVPGIIGIKDATGSIERGTLLLADLKRAGHQEFSVFSGDDLSAAMLMLMGGKGNISVTANIAPRLMHELCQAAMSDDVVKTRAIQYQLLAVHKAMFTEANPIPVKWALHEMGKVTSGIRLPLTPLSLALREPLKAALKQAGLL